The sequence AACTGCTTTTGTCTGATGCGCCATTCTTTGGTGAGAGCGCGCTCGTGTGCGTTTGTGTACTTgtttgattgtgtgtgtgtacgtatgtgtgagtgtatgtgtgtgtgtgtgtgtgtgtgtgtgtgtgcctgcgtGTCTACTTGTGTATCTGCGTCGGGTTTTGCACTGACTCCGAAAAGCGTCAAACCAACTAAGGATGGTCCCAGATATTCGGAATGTTGCGTGCATGATTTCGTTGCTTCCTTTTCTTGAATCTCATATGCCCTCTTTATTTATGGGCATTCGAATCAAAATGGACACAGCACGGAGCCGTACTTCTTATCATAAGCATATTAATCATACTTCACGCTAATGACAGATAAGCCTTCCGCTTCGGCAAAACGTATCAATCATATAAGTCTTCTGAAGTTACGGACTAGTGACATACACATGGATTAAACATAacaatatataaaaaaacagatgttctagTGCAGTACCAATTTCACATACCAGGGGGTTAAAACatcgacattgaccttcgtctaACCAACccctatctacataccaattaTCATTATTGATAGCAGTTCATCTATAGGTTCTAAGGTTATGTTGACCACAGATGCACAGCGAGCGAGAGAGAAAGAAACCATATATACTATTCATCATTTGCAGAAGAACAAACTTACTGTTACAAAGAAACAGTGACGCACTCTCCTTGGTATGACAAATATGGTTGGAATGCAAACAAAATGCGAAAATTCACCACTCGTCTCCGACAAAGTAAACAGCAAGTATTACCAACTCTCGGAGTGGAACGTTATGTACGTATACACATACTATATCATTTTACGAAATCAATTCTAAACTTGCTACCAAAGATGTTGAATCTGCCTCCTTAGCCCATGGAAACAAGACCAATACGAGGTAGTTATACACTATGGCATTGCGTGCGTTTTCAGGTACCAACAGTGTTTGCTTTCTATGACCCAATAAAAACACCAAATGTATTTCGTGTGGTGACAAGGGCTTTTGTGTTTGCATGCAATATATTGTACGAGTACTCAGAGTGTACTCAGTACTCGATAAGTCGTCAAAGAATTCTTGAACTGTCAAAGGTGCATTAGTGTTTGTCATGTCAAGAATCGCGTGGAAACCAAGTCTAATACGATTATATAAGTAAAGGTCGTTCCATGAGGAAGAGAGAGCTAATGCATAAGTGACTTTTCGTTGACGATGGAAACGGCTATTGCCCTCGAAAAGAGCATATTTGGCTAGTGAACGTCGTTTCCTATTGTCAAAACATCGTTTGATAGATGTGTTTGAAATATGTGCGAAGATCGAGCTGTTTCCAACCAACTGTACCAAGCTGCAGGGCCCCACTAACGACATGCAGAACGATACAAGAAACGCCACAGTCCGGCACGATGTAGACCCTCTCCACACAACTCTCCTGGGCAAACTCCTGCAGCTGTTCTGGCTGGtgccgtccttggtgctgattctcAGCCTGAACTGTCTCTTCCTCGTCGCCATCCTGCGGACCAAGAAGCTGTGGCGGCCGCGATTCGTCCTTCCCGCCAGTCTCTGCGTCCTGGACATCGTCCAAGGCAGCCTCTTCATCCCCAGCTCGGTGGTGAACATCGTTATAGGAGGGAACAACAACACGGCTTGGTTCTGCTGGACCCAGGCTGGCTACTTCTACGTGGGCGCTTGCTGCACTTTGTCTACTCTAACACTGATGGCGTGGGACCGCTATCAAGCTGTCTGCAACGCACTTCACTATCAGGAGAAGTTAGATCTGCCACGTCTTTTGACAAAGATCGCCGCTGCCTGGACATGTTCCCTTGCACTGAGTTTAGGCTACATCATCAGCATGTACCGTAAGACAGACGATTGTAAAATTGATGCCCCGTTTTGTACGTTGCCGGAGTTAAGCAACCATGGGCACTCCGAAAAACGTTTCTTCATCATCTGGGTCGTGTGCGAGTTGATCTGCATCGCAGTGATATGCCTTTCGTACGGCAAAGTGTATCTAGAGACGAAAGGGTATCAGAGGCGGCAACGGCAGTTCGTATCACACAGGCGGTCCGATAGCAGTCAGAGAAACAAGCGAACAGAACGAACAATTTCGGCGCAAGTTACAATCCTCTTCGTGTTCCTGATTATTAGATACATCCAGATCGGCATCTCTCTCTTGGTTACATCAGAGGACAAAAGAATTTCGGTACTTATCGTCAAACGCACAGTACAGTTCCTGTATCTGACCGTGCCTTGCTTCAGCAACCCTGTCATCTATGGACTCAGTAGTAAGGAACTACAAACAGCCGTGAGAAACGTGTGCTGTGGGAAGCCGGCGAACGACGGAAGTCCTTTGACAAGGAGACGAAACGTTGTTAAAATGTCTCGCTCAAGGAGCGTGCAACAAGACTCTGAGAGGCCCGTTCATACTCGTGACATCCGATCACCATCGTTCATACGATCATCGACATTTAGTAGAGAAACTTGTGACAGTCTGACACAGGATGAAGACGTTTCGTGCAACAGAGAAGGAAGGCCGTTTCAGGGAGAAGACAACGCAGGGTTTGGAGAAACTACTTCGTCTTTTTAATGCAATTTTTTCCAAGGGTAGGATTGTAGGCGCAGAGTTGAAAACATGGCCGAGGGGCTATCACCAAGGCCATCCCACCAAAAGTCTCCGAACGTGACTGTAGCTAAATGTATATTATTGACCACTTATTTCAACGACTTCCCCACGTTCACGTGTTTTACCTCTCGATCCTATCTATAAAGACATGAATGGATGTATAATGTATCGATAGCAAATATGGGCCTACTCAATAAACATTGTCTGGATTCATGGTTCAATGAAGTAGACTTAGGGACAGACACATGTGAGTCCGTAGATACCGACATCAGTTATATTCTTCAACGATTGTATCTATGAGGCAGAAATGTCATGTTCGCCCCAAATTTTGATACAGTAAAACGTAATTTAAGTTAGTGACGACGGTAGGCTGACCCAATCCTACCTGAAGAAGCTATTAAAACATGCGAAGTCTGAATTTATTCTTTATTGCATGATATGCCTGATTGTCTATATGTATATCCCACAATATAGTGTCGTTTCCTTCTAACGCCAAACCATACACAACTTCATTCTTACATTAAAAGCTatcaaaatgtcaagaccatagcatgtccagaaaatAGATACAAAATCGTAATTTCTGTTGCAGTATAAAGAACACACaccaggggggccaaaatcgaTTTTTACCGTCTTTCCAATCCCTAGttacatatcatatttcattacaatccatctacTTAAGGTtctgctgaccacaaatatatcagaaaacacacacacacacacactcacacatacagtCGTGTATGCCGTGCGGTGACAAGGGCTTTTGTGTTTGCACGCAATATATTGTACGAGTACTCGGAGTGTTTCGTACTCAGTAAGTTGTCAAAGAATTCTTAAACTGTCAAAAGTACATTAGTGTTTGTCATGTCAAGAATCGCGTGGAATCCAAGACTAATGCGATTATATAAGTAAATGTCGTTCCTTATGGAATATAGCGCTAATACATAAGTCACTTTTCGCTGACGATGGAAACGGGTATGGTCTTCGAAAAGAGCATATTTGGCTAGTGAATCTCGTTTGCTCTTGTCAAAACATCGTTTGATAGATGTGATTGAAATATGTGCGAAGAACGAACACGAATTTCTCTGTATCCAACCATGTGTACCGAGCTTCAGGATACGACCAATGCGTCTGGCATGCAGAACGACACAAGGAACGCCACAGTCAGCCACGATGTAGACCCTCTTCAGACAACTCTCCTGGGCAAACTCCTGCAGCTGTTCTGGCTGGTGCCGTCCTTGGTGCAGATTCTCAGCCTGAACTGTCTCTTCCTCGTCGCCATCCTGCGGACCAAGAAGCTGTGGCGGCCGCGATTCGTCCTTCCCGCCAGTCTCTGCGTCCTGGACATCGTCCAAGGCAGCCTCTTCATCCCCAGCTCGGTGGTGAACATCGTTATGGGAGGGAACAACAACCCGGCTTGGTTCTGTTGGACTCAGGCCAGCTACTTCTACGTGGGCGCTTGCTGCACTTTGTCTACTCTAACACTGATGGCGTGGGACCGCTATCAAGCTGTCTGCAACGCACTTCACTATCAGGAGAAGTTAGATCTGCCACGTCTTTTGACAAAGATTGCCGCTGCCTGGACATGTTCCCTTGCACTGAGTTTAGCCTACATCATCAGCATGTACCGAAAGACAGACGATTGTAAAATTGATGCCCCGTTTTGTACGTTGCCGGAGTTAAGCAACCATGGGCACTCCGAAAAACGTTTCTTCGTCATCTGGGTCGTGTGCGAGTTGATCTGCATCGCAGTGATATGCCTTTCGTACGGCAAAGTGTATCTAGAGACGAAAGGGTATCAGAGGCGGCAACGGCAGTTCGTATCACACAGGCGGTCCGATAGCAGTCAGAGAAACAAGCGAACAGAACGAACAATTTCGGCGCAAGTTACAATCCTCTTCGTGTTCCTGATTATTAGATACATCCAGATCGGCATTTCACTCTTGGTTACATCAGAGGACAAAAGAATTTCGGTACTTATCGTCAAACGCACAGTACAGTTCCTGTATCTGACCGTGCCTTGCTTCAGCAACCCTGTCATCTATGGACTCAGTAGTAAGGAATTACAAACAGCCGTGAGAAACGTGTGCTGTGGTAAGCCGGCGAACGACGGAAGTCCTTTGACAAGGAGACGAAACGTTGTTAAAATGTCTCGCTCAAGGAGCGTGCAACAAGACTCTGAGAGGCCCGTTCATACTCGTGACATCCGATCACCATCGTTCATACGATCATCGACATTTAGTAGAGAAACTTGTGACAGTCTGACACAGGATGGAAATGTTTCGTGCAACAGAGAAAGAAGGCCGTTTCAGGGAGAAGACAACGCAGGGTTTGGAGAAACTACTTCGTCTTTATAATAAAATTTTTCCAAGGGCAGGATTGTGGGTGCAGAGTTGAAAACACGACCGAGGGGCTATCACCAAGACCATTCCACCAAAAGTCTCCAAACGTGACTGTAGCTAAATGTATATTATTGACCACTTATTTCAACGACTTCCCCACGTTCACATGAATGGATGCACAATGTATCGATAGCAAATATGGGCGTACTCAATAAACATTGTCTGGATTCATGGTTCAATGAAGTAGACTTAGGGACAGACACATGTGAGTCCGTAGATACCGACATCAGTTATATTCTTCAACGATTGTATCTATGAGGCAGAAATGTCATGTTCGCCCCAAATTTTGATACAGTAAAACGTAATACGTAATTTAAGTTAGTGACGACGGTAGGAAGACCAAATCCTACCTGAAGAAGCTATTAAAACATGCGAAGTCTgaatttattgtttattgtatgATATGTCTGATTGGCATGCATGTCGTGCGGTGACAAGGGCTTTTGTGTTTGCACGCAATATATTGTATGAGTACTCAGAGTGTTTAGTACTCAATAAGTCATCAAATGATTCTTGAACTGTCAAAGGTACATTAGTGTTTGTCATGTCAAAAATCGCGTGGAAACCAAGTCTAACACGATTATATAAGTAAAGGTCGTTCCATATGGAAGAGAGCGCTAATGCAGATGTGACTTTTCGTTGACGATGGAAAGGGGTATGGTCTTCGAAAAGAGCATATTTGGCTAGTGAATCTCGTTTGCTCTTGTCAAAACATCGTTTGATAGATGTGTTTGAAATATGTGCGAAGAACGAACACGAATTGCTCTGAATCCAACCATGTGTACCGAGCTTCAAGATACGACCAATGCGTCTGACATGCAAAACGACACAAGAAACGCCACAGCACAGTACGATGTAGACCCTCTCCAGACAACTCTCCTGGGCAAACTCCTGCAGCTGTTCTGGCTGGtgccgtccttggtgctgattttcaGCCTGAACTGTCTCTTCCTCGTCGCCATCCTGCGGACCAAAAAGCTATGGCGGCCGCGATTCGTCCTTCCCGCTAGTCTCTGCGTCCTGGACATCGCCCAAGGCAGCCTCTTCATCCCCAGCTCGGTGGTGAACATCGTTATGGGAGGGAACAACAACCCGGCTTGGTTCTGTTGGACTCAGGCGAGCTACTTCTATGTGGCCTCTTGCTGCACCTTCTCTACCCTAACGCTGATGGCCTGGGACCGCTACCAAGCTGTCTGCAACGCACTTCACTATCAGGAAAAGTTAGACTTACCGCGTCTTCTGGTAAAGATTGCCGCCGCCTGGACAGTTTCCATCGCGCAGAGTCCGCTCTACATCATTGGCATCTACTGGCACACAGACAATTGCAACATCGGCGCGCCGTTTTGTATGTTAGCGGAGTTGGGCTCACGGGGACACGCCGAGAAACGTTTTTACATCATCTGGGTCGTCTGTGAGTTGATCTGCATCGCAGTCATCTTCCTCTCCTACGGCAAAGTGTACTTAGAAACAAAAGAGTATCAGAAGCGGCAACGGCAGTTCTTACCACACAGGCGGTCCGATAGCAGCCTGAGAAACAAGCGAACAGAACGAACAATTTCAGCTCAAATCGCCGTCCTTTTGGTCTTTCTGATCCTACGATACATCCAAATCGGCATCTCTCTCATCGCTACGCcgtcgaacaaaagattgtcgGTACACATCGTCAAACGTACAGTGCAGTTCCTGTATCTGACCGTGCCTTGCTTCAGCAACCCTGTCATCTATGGACTCAGTAGTAAGGAACTACAAACAGCCGTGAAAAAAGTGTGCTGTGGTAAGCTGGCTAACGTCAGAAGTTCTCCGACAAGAAGGCAGAAAGTTGTTGAGACATCTGACTCAAGGAGCGCGCAACAAGACTCTGCGAGGCCTGGGCATACTGGTGAAATCCAGTCACCATCGTTCATAAGGTTATCGGCAACGGGAAGAGATACTTGTAACGTTCTGTCAGCAGATGAAGCTGACGTTTCGTGCGTGCAACgcaacagagaagacagacaagTTGAAGGACAGAGCAATGCCGCGTTTGAAGACATTGTCTCATCTTTATAATACAATCAAAGCCTGTGGATACGGAGTTGAAAACTCGACAGTAGAGCTATCCACAAGAATCCATCTGAAAAACGTTCCGAATTACTGTTGTACCACGTACAAGATAATGATATATTCCAGACTACGTCCTGAGTTAATTGAAAGTTTTTAATGACTTCTTCTTCAGTATGGTTTTCGTCGATTTTTGGATCAATTCTCATTTTCAAAGAAATAGATCTATTCAGTTCAGCTCATCCCTAAGAACTTCATTCATTAAGAAATATACAGTGCATCAATACCAACGACAAATCTACTTAATACACATTGTCTGGATTCGTGGAACATTGAGGTAGGTTTGTGGACAAACATAAGGGCGTCAGTAGACAACAACGTCATTTAGGTACTTCAACGATTGTACCAGAAACTTCATGTTCGGCCTTTTGGTTGATATATTTATTACATAGGGTAAGTTAATGTCAATAGTGACGAGGGTAGGCTGATCTAACCCTGCCTGAAGAAGCTATGAAAACATGTGAAGTCCTCGCAAAAAATAAGGTAGTTTATTGCATGATATGCCTGAATGGCTGTGTATTATAATATAGTGTTGCATGCGTTTGAACGCCATAGATCCGTAGTTGCTTGTACTCTGTATAACTGTGAAACTTTCTACAATAGACACATCATCTAAACAGGTATATGCAGCTCAGAAAGTCTTTCTATATCACTATGTCTTCTACATGGACCAATATTATGTCTCTGGATATTCTTTTGAATATTTGTGATAGTCTGAAATATACATCCTCACAACCTGGTACAGGTATATGTACGTAAAGATTTTACAATTGTACGGTTGCTGTCCATGCTACTTTTAAGTAAAAAAGCTTAAAAGTTTGCAAAAGACAAATGACTACTGGATTTGCTGATATCTTGTTTGCATACGTAATAAATACGCTACAAAAATAAGATAACATGTTTGTATCTGAATTGCTGTGTTTTCATGAGCGTATTGCTGTATCcatatccatatacatgtacatgttgatgtatatatacatacacaaaaataCATCTTATTTGCACACCATATACGTAATGTCTCTTTGCACAAAATGACCTCTACATTAGACCGAAGTTACATAGGCGCTAACTCCTCTCGTTGCTTCCCTCCACGTCCATACCCAAGACACGCCTCTCAACGGAGAAATCATAGTTAGCCTCTGCCAGTACGGCAGACGCTTTGGAATGGCTGTTTTGGCTGTACTGTACGGGAAGGCACACCTGTGGAAAGACGGAAAAGAATATTCGTCAGCTCAATGCTGCAtgattaggcttaggtcccatgcCAATGGCACCTATTCCCGTCAGGAATGTAGCCTGGCGGCCGGGCtacgaagccacaaatttgtcccgatgGACTGTCGGATGTACGGGAGGGTACCCCTCGGTCTTCCCTGAAAGACGTGATTCACTGAAAGACGTCTAATGTTCgaaacaatgaataaagaaacTTGCTTCTGAAGAAAGCACATCGTCTTTTCTAAGAGTACGCTATTTGAGAACAATGTTAAGATATATTTTGGTACCTTGTTGGTCGGCGCAATTGTTGGAGACAGTTTCATCTCGACACCCTGGAGAGCGTAACTGTCATGGCTGCCTGACTGGGCGTCACCTGAGTAGGGAGGGGTGATTCGGAAATTTAGTAAAAATGTTTGGGTTTCCTGGCTTACTGTTAAGTAGGGGGATAGAAGGGGGTGTGAAAATTGTCAAGGAAAGGGCACAGAAAACACTGCATTGATCCATGTCCAGAATATAGAAAATACAGGTGGCAAGAGGCTCTGAGAAAATATAGATTATAATGGCGACCCTGTCAACTCGCTATACAACACAAACAGGTGATGTCTTGACGATTGGTACAGCAAATATCAAAGTACGTTTATCAAGGTTATGCCGGAAAGAACCAATTATTGTCTCATATAGCTAGATGGGCATAACTTAACAAGTACACTGTATCGGTGACAAAAAGGCGAGGGTACGTGTACTTTGTTGCGTCattacaccagatgattattacttTACTTCCGGGTTTGGCCGGTGGAAAACATACGTTGTGCCTAAACCTCTACTGGCGACATTTTCTACTTCTAATACCATAACATACTGTACAGAACATGGCTAAGAAAGTAGCTAATCGTATACCTGTATGTTGTACAGAAGGAACTCTTTCCCAGTGTGAATTCTGCATGGTTACTCGGCCGGAACATGCGAGCACAAACGTGTCGCAGAAATATTTTGGATGAAATGTTTTGGACTGCTCAGtagcgccacctagcagttCATCCCAAAACTGCAGTTCCTCGGTAAAAGGAGGCATTGTGtcgtcatcatcaacatggagGTGATGCTACGATCTCCCGCGCGAAAATGAAGGAGACTGTGACTTTCCCGGGCTCGTCGACAGCCCGGCTGGTCAAGTGGAAGGTCCAGCCGGGCGACAGCGTGTACCAGGGCACTGTCCTCGCCGTCTGCGGGGCCACAGACGAGGGGGACCGCGCTGACAATGCGGAGGAGTCGTCGGAGTcgcagggtgggaggggggcgactgGCGGGCAGGGGAGAGAGGTGAAGATCCGAGCGGACAGGGTGGGGGTGGTGCTGCAGCTGAGACGGGCGGTGGGGGACGTCGTCTCGCCCGGGTGAGTCTAATGTCTGCCACGGTACCGTTTTTGGTCTGATGTCGTAGACTTGAAGGATGTATTTATCGTTCTATGTCCTGCTAAATATAAAGTATACATACACATTTGAGTACGAGCAGAATTCGAAAGACGTTGTAAACAACGTACGTTATTGTCCTGGACAGCGGTAATTACCTTCATGATGAAGCTAAGTAACCACAAAATAGCTGCAATTACCAGAAGTCGACTGATCTGTCCACTAATTTTTGCAGAACTTCAAAGTCCAATGGAGATCTCAATAAactaactaacaaacaaacaaaatacaaaaatcttTTACACGAATACACATGGAAATGAGAACAAACTTCTTCTATAAAGGACATCCCTCAGATTGAACATTAGATGTACTAGTAGGTCCTGAGGACCTACTAGTACATCTAATGTTCAAgacctgtgtttgaggagagtctcACCTCCAGCACATAAATACTTATCGAAAATAGTAGGGGTTCTTCACGGgttgagtggatcaaataaatctgtctagATATGCAGATTGTACTAAGTACAAACCTTATGTGTTATGCCAGGAGGTGACAACCATGTTTTAGTACTACTAATTGCAGAATGTGTAGCAAAAGTACAATGACCATGTATTTGTTGACCTCTCCCCAGGACGGCCCTGCTGGACATCGAGGCCAAATGTCTGCACCGTACTGTGATCTGGGACATGTGTGCTGAGTGTGGGGAGGACCTCAGGAAGGAGGAGTAAGTACAGTACCAAACACTGACTTGGATTTATTTACAGAATCTTCACATGCATTGGGTTTGGCCTGTTacagttaagttaaagttgcccgtacatctgtgcagatgcttaggggtggcgcccatctcgatttagagtagcccttgggccacacatgttcaagccactacagcagggagctgGTCCTCTGGtaatgatgtgtgtttaacttccatactctttctcattagtgctgagtgctaaacacagaaagcagcatgtaccatttttaaagtctttggaatgactcggccggggatcaaactcacgacctaccaaatgcaaggcgaacactctacccacgcCATTGCACCAGGCCTGTGTTGTATCCCAAATGCCCTTCTGTCCCAGATACCctaggtcacagttgaagactctgacagtaatttgccCCTTAGGATATCTCAGAATGCACCATTATTACTTAAGATCTCTTAGAACCATGGAAGGTCAATGTCTCCtgaccccctacaatactcaTGTCTGTAGCATTTGCCATGTCATGAATCTCAGTCACTAAGAAATTTTGACCCcctatataatataatataataaaatCCAATCTAAAGCCTGATCTAACATCACTTCTACCTTCCCTGTCTCCTCTCAGTGGTCCGTCAGCCCGCTCCCCCAAACAGGGCTCCCCCAAACCTGCGGACACCACAGCAGCATCAGTCAGCATGGTGCACACTGTTCCTGGCCTCAGGGTCACGCAGGAGGTGAGCTTAGTCTTTTATTTCGTAACAATAGATTCAACTTTCAGCAGCCCACTAATTGCCAGTCTCTCTCTTCTAATTGTGttactgttaatgcagaaatgttcgcggtggattaatgttcacggttttcgcggtggccgcatcaccgcgaacctaaaaccaccgcgaacatttttctattatgttattagactgcagtctatggtgttaccgcgaacttaaaaccacagcaaacattgcATTTTGAGAATTAGATGGCACTACAATTAAGTAACCTTTGTATGTCGTCTTagactaatttttttttggacGTCTATGTTTCATCTATTGTGATTCTGAAATTCAGAAGTTTAACTGatttgaaaatcaaattttcaatactTACCAAATGAGTAACTTAGTTAGAGTGTACAGCACACTCAACACTTTTGGCAAATTTTCTGTGCTGTAtattatggtctcattgatgagtttcttctttccatagacttatatgttataattcgtgtttttcatgggcgcgttcataatgacgctacgtaaaattttagcagatttttcattctatgttgagcacatttacccaatatcgtgggaaaaaattgccaacgtcaaataGACACTGGTTCTTTTTtcatagcaattacaaactacgattagtcaatccccaaaaaaggcacttttttcgctttgagtgtacaaccgcaccactcagaacccagggcTGTGtgcctccgacctagcgcgcggctgcaaaactttacctgcagtGCTAAtatcttcagttacaaacaagctttcaccaatctaacttttgagatcagttccgctggctaaaagggaattctcaccgctaaaaacatgcatCCGTGCAGGCGTTCATTTCTGGCTCGGATCTCtattagggtacccactcgcggagtaat comes from Branchiostoma floridae strain S238N-H82 chromosome 2, Bfl_VNyyK, whole genome shotgun sequence and encodes:
- the LOC118431880 gene encoding olfactory receptor 8-like, with the protein product MCTGLQCTNIVSDTQNDTRNATARHDVDPLQTTLLGKLLQLFWLVPSLVLILSLNCLFLVAILRTKKLWRPRFVLPASLCVLDIVQGSLFIPSSVVNIVMGGNNNPAWFCWIQASYLYVGAIELFPTNCTKLQGPTNDMQNDTRNATVRHDVDPLHTTLLGKLLQLFWLVPSLVLILSLNCLFLVAILRTKKLWRPRFVLPASLCVLDIVQGSLFIPSSVVNIVIGGNNNTAWFCWTQAGYFYVGACCTLSTLTLMAWDRYQAVCNALHYQEKLDLPRLLTKIAAAWTCSLALSLGYIISMYRKTDDCKIDAPFCTLPELSNHGHSEKRFFIIWVVCELICIAVICLSYGKVYLETKGYQRRQRQFVSHRRSDSSQRNKRTERTISAQVTILFVFLIIRYIQIGISLLVTSEDKRISVLIVKRTVQFLYLTVPCFSNPVIYGLSSKELQTAVRNVCCGKPANDGSPLTRRRNVVKMSRSRSVQQDSERPVHTRDIRSPSFIRSSTFSRETCDSLTQDEDVSCNREGRPFQGEDNAGFGETTSSF
- the LOC118431888 gene encoding olfactory receptor 1509-like translates to MCTELQDTTNASGMQNDTRNATVSHDVDPLQTTLLGKLLQLFWLVPSLVQILSLNCLFLVAILRTKKLWRPRFVLPASLCVLDIVQGSLFIPSSVVNIVMGGNNNPAWFCWTQASYFYVGACCTLSTLTLMAWDRYQAVCNALHYQEKLDLPRLLTKIAAAWTCSLALSLAYIISMYRKTDDCKIDAPFCTLPELSNHGHSEKRFFVIWVVCELICIAVICLSYGKVYLETKGYQRRQRQFVSHRRSDSSQRNKRTERTISAQVTILFVFLIIRYIQIGISLLVTSEDKRISVLIVKRTVQFLYLTVPCFSNPVIYGLSSKELQTAVRNVCCGKPANDGSPLTRRRNVVKMSRSRSVQQDSERPVHTRDIRSPSFIRSSTFSRETCDSLTQDGNVSCNRERRPFQGEDNAGFGETTSSL
- the LOC118431895 gene encoding olfactory receptor 2D2-like, with amino-acid sequence MCTELQDTTNASDMQNDTRNATAQYDVDPLQTTLLGKLLQLFWLVPSLVLIFSLNCLFLVAILRTKKLWRPRFVLPASLCVLDIAQGSLFIPSSVVNIVMGGNNNPAWFCWTQASYFYVASCCTFSTLTLMAWDRYQAVCNALHYQEKLDLPRLLVKIAAAWTVSIAQSPLYIIGIYWHTDNCNIGAPFCMLAELGSRGHAEKRFYIIWVVCELICIAVIFLSYGKVYLETKEYQKRQRQFLPHRRSDSSLRNKRTERTISAQIAVLLVFLILRYIQIGISLIATPSNKRLSVHIVKRTVQFLYLTVPCFSNPVIYGLSSKELQTAVKKVCCGKLANVRSSPTRRQKVVETSDSRSAQQDSARPGHTGEIQSPSFIRLSATGRDTCNVLSADEADVSCVQRNREDRQVEGQSNAAFEDIVSSL
- the LOC118410219 gene encoding uncharacterized protein LOC118410219 codes for the protein MPPFTEELQFWDELLGGATEQSKTFHPKYFCDTFVLACSGRVTMQNSHWERVPSVQHTGDAQSGSHDSYALQGVEMKLSPTIAPTNKVCLPVQYSQNSHSKASAVLAEANYDFSVERRVLGMDVEGSNERS